A genomic window from Salvelinus namaycush isolate Seneca chromosome 21, SaNama_1.0, whole genome shotgun sequence includes:
- the LOC120066269 gene encoding tropomyosin alpha-1 chain-like isoform X7, whose amino-acid sequence MTGITSLEAVKRKIKTLQQQADGAEERAERLQRESGLERKTRESAEADVASLNRRIQLVEEELDRAQERLATALTKLEEAEKAADESERGMKVIENRASKDEEKMELQDIQLKEAKHIAEEADRKYEEVARKLVIIESDLERTEERAELSEGKCSELEEELKTVTNNLKSLEAQAEKYSQKEDKYEEEIKVLTDKLKEAETRAEFAERSVAKLEKTIDDLEDELYAQKLKYKAISEELDNALNDMTSM is encoded by the exons ATGACCGGTATAACATCACTGGAGGCCGTTAAACGGAAAATAAAAACCCTGCAACAGCAGGCAGACGGTGCTGAAGAGAGAGCTGAAAGACTACAGAGAGAATCGGGCTTGGAGAGGAAAACCAGAGAATCC GCTGAGGCCGATGTCGCTTCCCTTAACAGACGTATCCAGCTAGTTGAGGAGGAGTTGGATCGTGCTCAGGAGCGTCTGGCAACTGCCCTGACCAAGCTGGAGGAGGCTGAGAAGGCGGCTGATGAGTCCGAGAG AGGCATGAAGGTCATTGAGAACAGGGCCTCCAAGGATGAGGAGAAGATGGAGCTGCAGGATATCCAGCTGAAGGAGGCCAAGCACATTGCTGAGGAGGCTGACCGCAAATACGAGGAG GTCGCCCGTAAGCTGGTCATCATTGAGAGTGATCTGGAACGTACAGAGGAGCGCGCTGAGCTTTCAGAAGG CAAATGCTCTGAGCTTGAGGAAGAGTTGAAAACTGTCACCAACAACCTGAAGTCACTGGAGGCCCAGGCTGAGAAG TACTCACAGAAGGAGGACAAGTACGAGGAGGAGATCAAGGTCCTCACTGACAAGCTGAAGGAG GCTGAGACTCGTGCTGAGTTCGCTGAGAGATCAGTAGCCAAACTTGAGAAGACCATCGACGACTTGGAAG ATGAGTTGTATGCCCAGAAACTGAAGTACAAGGCCATCAGCGAGGAGCTGGACAACGCCCTCAACGACATGACTTCCATGTAA
- the LOC120066269 gene encoding tropomyosin alpha-4 chain-like isoform X6: MTGITSLEAVKRKIKTLQQQADGAEERAERLQRESGLERKTRESAEADVASLNRRIQLVEEELDRAQERLATALTKLEEAEKAADESERGMKVIENRASKDEEKMELQDIQLKEAKHIAEEADRKYEEVARKLVIIESDLERTEERAELSEGKCSELEEELKTVTNNLKSLEAQAEKYSQKEDKYEEEIKVLTDKLKEAETRAEFAERSVAKLEKTIDDLEEKLAHAKEENLDMHQMLDQTLMELNNM; this comes from the exons ATGACCGGTATAACATCACTGGAGGCCGTTAAACGGAAAATAAAAACCCTGCAACAGCAGGCAGACGGTGCTGAAGAGAGAGCTGAAAGACTACAGAGAGAATCGGGCTTGGAGAGGAAAACCAGAGAATCC GCTGAGGCCGATGTCGCTTCCCTTAACAGACGTATCCAGCTAGTTGAGGAGGAGTTGGATCGTGCTCAGGAGCGTCTGGCAACTGCCCTGACCAAGCTGGAGGAGGCTGAGAAGGCGGCTGATGAGTCCGAGAG AGGCATGAAGGTCATTGAGAACAGGGCCTCCAAGGATGAGGAGAAGATGGAGCTGCAGGATATCCAGCTGAAGGAGGCCAAGCACATTGCTGAGGAGGCTGACCGCAAATACGAGGAG GTCGCCCGTAAGCTGGTCATCATTGAGAGTGATCTGGAACGTACAGAGGAGCGCGCTGAGCTTTCAGAAGG CAAATGCTCTGAGCTTGAGGAAGAGTTGAAAACTGTCACCAACAACCTGAAGTCACTGGAGGCCCAGGCTGAGAAG TACTCACAGAAGGAGGACAAGTACGAGGAGGAGATCAAGGTCCTCACTGACAAGCTGAAGGAG GCTGAGACTCGTGCTGAGTTCGCTGAGAGATCAGTAGCCAAACTTGAGAAGACCATCGACGACTTGGAAG AGAAACTGGCACATGCTAAAGAAGAGAACCTCGATATGCACCAGATGCTGGACCAGACTCTAATGGAACTAAATAACATGTGA